A part of Maridesulfovibrio hydrothermalis AM13 = DSM 14728 genomic DNA contains:
- a CDS encoding SLC13 family permease, translating into MISSTYIYDRLPLLLLFVTGYILYRVIAAAGLPEYFAARAVRFSRGRADLLLLSLIVVCAGLSMFIPNAVTVLAMIPVIRKLDSELESMTTPLTLSIIYGANIGGMGSLIGSPANLILIGALDFFGVAGREQITFFNWFLWALPLVAMFLLLAWGVLRLSIPLNSRSVLLSTSTDDCRLGRLQRQGLVVFWFFLGYWMLSSIMHELSAKYIKLEPLLGVVFTAFFFWLVFGRGLLRFKDLMKGIPRRGILLLVLLSVLIVIVRVLEVDQYVAHGFTGVLNFIEQEGQGGYLLYFVTALVVILLTEFLSNTVVSTSFFAVIVHVAVAYSLNPLPLMILVSAASTCAFMTPVATPCNSLAVGEMRGMSFKTMLSLGLLLNVLGAVLLSAWIWKVVPLIYR; encoded by the coding sequence ATGATTTCCTCTACATATATATATGATCGATTGCCACTGTTACTCTTATTTGTCACTGGGTATATTTTATACCGGGTGATAGCGGCGGCAGGGCTGCCTGAATATTTTGCCGCTAGGGCGGTTCGTTTCAGCCGGGGCAGAGCCGACCTGCTTCTGCTTTCACTTATTGTTGTTTGTGCCGGCCTTTCCATGTTTATTCCAAATGCCGTGACAGTGCTGGCCATGATTCCGGTTATCCGCAAATTGGACAGTGAGCTTGAGTCTATGACCACACCTCTTACTTTATCTATTATATATGGAGCAAATATAGGAGGGATGGGATCGCTTATCGGAAGTCCGGCTAATTTAATTCTTATCGGAGCACTGGATTTTTTCGGCGTAGCGGGAAGAGAGCAGATTACTTTTTTTAACTGGTTTTTGTGGGCATTGCCGCTGGTTGCAATGTTTCTACTTTTGGCATGGGGGGTATTACGTCTATCTATTCCTTTAAACAGCAGATCCGTTCTTTTAAGCACATCTACGGATGATTGCAGGCTTGGTAGACTTCAAAGGCAGGGATTGGTCGTCTTCTGGTTTTTTTTAGGATACTGGATGTTGTCATCAATTATGCACGAGTTAAGTGCAAAATATATAAAGCTTGAGCCGTTGCTGGGTGTAGTTTTTACTGCTTTTTTCTTTTGGCTTGTTTTCGGCAGGGGGTTGTTGAGGTTTAAAGATTTAATGAAAGGAATTCCTAGGCGGGGAATTCTTTTATTGGTGCTGTTAAGTGTGTTGATTGTAATCGTAAGAGTTCTAGAGGTGGATCAGTATGTTGCACATGGCTTTACAGGGGTATTGAATTTCATCGAGCAGGAAGGGCAGGGGGGATATCTTTTATATTTTGTTACAGCCCTTGTGGTTATTCTGCTGACCGAGTTTTTAAGCAATACTGTCGTCTCAACGTCTTTCTTCGCAGTGATAGTCCATGTGGCCGTAGCATATTCCCTTAACCCGCTGCCGTTGATGATACTGGTTTCAGCTGCATCTACTTGTGCGTTTATGACTCCTGTAGCCACTCCCTGCAACAGTCTGGCTGTGGGGGAGATGCGCGGGATGTCGTTTAAGACAATGCTG